A single Brevundimonas sp. M20 DNA region contains:
- a CDS encoding RusA family crossover junction endodeoxyribonuclease: MTAGWIGTGKVRARESGEAVEIAIEGLTTQAKYYKPLVYEFMRKEWSSRPAWGDYVVEIVMEHVGDPPWMDLDNLAKALLDAIKGYLFHDDSQVARLLVERREGERERITIRVFPRR; this comes from the coding sequence ATGACCGCAGGCTGGATCGGCACGGGAAAGGTTCGCGCCCGCGAGAGCGGAGAGGCGGTGGAGATCGCCATCGAGGGACTGACCACCCAGGCCAAATACTACAAGCCGCTGGTCTATGAGTTCATGCGCAAGGAGTGGTCCTCGCGTCCGGCCTGGGGCGACTATGTCGTCGAGATCGTGATGGAGCACGTCGGCGATCCGCCGTGGATGGACCTGGACAATCTGGCCAAGGCCCTGCTGGACGCCATCAAGGGCTATCTGTTCCACGACGACAGCCAGGTCGCACGTCTGCTGGTCGAGCGCCGCGAGGGCGAGCGCGAGCGGATCACGATCCGGGTGTTCCCGCGCCGCTGA
- the fumC gene encoding class II fumarate hydratase: MSNVRTETDTFGPIEVAADRYWGAQAQRSLGNFKIGWEKQPLPIVRALGIVKRAAAETNRDLGKLSPELADAIIAAANEVIEGKLNDHFPLVVWQTGSGTQSNMNANEVISNRAIEMLGGEMGTKKPVHPNDHVNMSQSSNDTYPTAMHVACAEQVVRDLIPALQHLHAALKAKADAWQGIIKIGRTHTQDATPLTLGQEFGGYAQQVENGIKRIEQTLPALMELAQGGTAVGTGLNAPIGFAEKVAENIAAITGLPFTTAPNKFEALAAHDAMVFSHGAINTVAASLFKIANDIRFLGSGPRSGLGELSLPENEPGSSIMPGKVNPTQCEALTQVCVQVFGNNAALTFAGSQGHFELNVFNPVMAYNFLQSVRLVADAAISFTDNCVVGIEPREDNIKRGLENSLMLVTALNGKLGYDACAKIAKTAHKNGTTLREEAVGGGYLTNEEFDQYVRPELMISPS; the protein is encoded by the coding sequence ATGAGCAACGTCCGCACCGAAACCGACACCTTCGGCCCCATCGAAGTCGCCGCCGACCGCTACTGGGGCGCCCAGGCGCAGCGCTCGCTGGGCAACTTCAAAATCGGCTGGGAAAAGCAGCCGCTGCCGATCGTCCGGGCTCTGGGCATCGTCAAGCGCGCCGCCGCCGAGACCAATCGCGATCTGGGCAAGCTGTCGCCGGAACTGGCCGACGCCATCATCGCCGCCGCCAATGAGGTGATCGAGGGCAAGCTGAACGACCACTTCCCGCTGGTGGTCTGGCAGACCGGCTCGGGCACCCAGTCGAACATGAACGCCAACGAGGTCATCTCGAACCGCGCCATCGAGATGCTGGGCGGCGAGATGGGGACCAAGAAGCCGGTCCACCCGAACGACCACGTCAACATGAGCCAGTCGTCGAACGACACCTATCCCACGGCCATGCACGTCGCCTGCGCCGAGCAGGTCGTCCGTGACCTGATCCCGGCCCTGCAGCACCTGCACGCCGCGCTGAAGGCCAAGGCGGACGCCTGGCAGGGCATCATCAAGATCGGCCGCACCCACACCCAGGACGCCACCCCCCTGACCCTCGGTCAGGAGTTCGGCGGCTACGCCCAGCAGGTCGAGAACGGCATCAAGCGCATCGAGCAGACCCTGCCGGCCCTGATGGAGCTGGCGCAGGGCGGCACCGCCGTCGGCACCGGCCTGAACGCCCCCATCGGCTTCGCCGAGAAGGTGGCGGAGAACATCGCCGCCATCACCGGCCTGCCCTTCACCACCGCCCCGAACAAGTTCGAGGCCCTGGCCGCCCACGACGCGATGGTGTTCTCGCACGGCGCGATCAACACGGTCGCCGCCTCGCTGTTCAAGATCGCCAACGACATCCGCTTCCTCGGCTCCGGCCCGCGTTCGGGTCTGGGCGAGCTGTCGCTGCCCGAGAACGAGCCGGGCTCGTCGATCATGCCGGGCAAGGTCAACCCGACCCAGTGCGAGGCCCTGACGCAGGTCTGCGTGCAGGTGTTCGGCAACAACGCCGCCCTGACCTTCGCCGGCTCGCAGGGCCACTTCGAGCTGAACGTCTTCAACCCGGTGATGGCCTACAACTTCCTGCAGTCGGTCCGGCTGGTCGCCGACGCCGCCATCAGCTTCACCGACAACTGCGTCGTCGGCATCGAGCCGCGTGAGGACAACATCAAGCGCGGCCTCGAGAACTCGCTGATGCTGGTCACGGCCCTGAACGGCAAGCTGGGCTACGACGCCTGCGCGAAGATCGCCAAGACCGCGCACAAGAACGGCACCACCCTGCGCGAGGAAGCCGTCGGCGGCGGCTACCTGACGAACGAGGAGTTCGACCAGTACGTTCGTCCCGAACTGATGATCTCGCCCTCGTAA
- a CDS encoding C13 family peptidase, whose amino-acid sequence MLRGLIVVLTGVLAFAMPAVAQTRAPSPPPSRFDGWTAAIIQADWRDGRGRPIQAFDNARRDLVRAFQRTGFSRADMVDFSLEKTAPDAVLRGVREAAARTTRGCLIYFTSHGAPDGMVFGDAPRMSPDIMANMVRNSCGERPTVVIVSACYSGIFLNALQGPNRMILTAARRDRPSFGCGADERYPWFDGCILEALPNAPDFLALAADTRACVSRKEAENGVEQPSEPQLFVGSNMQLRLPTLRFTDRTL is encoded by the coding sequence ATGCTTCGGGGTTTGATCGTCGTGCTGACGGGCGTTCTGGCCTTCGCCATGCCCGCCGTCGCCCAGACCCGCGCGCCCTCGCCCCCGCCAAGCCGGTTCGACGGCTGGACCGCCGCCATTATCCAGGCCGACTGGCGCGACGGACGCGGCCGGCCGATCCAGGCCTTCGACAACGCCCGCCGCGATCTGGTCCGGGCCTTCCAGCGCACGGGCTTCAGCCGCGCCGACATGGTCGATTTCAGCCTCGAGAAGACCGCGCCTGACGCCGTGCTGCGCGGCGTGCGCGAGGCCGCGGCCCGCACCACCCGCGGCTGCCTGATCTATTTCACCTCGCACGGCGCGCCGGACGGCATGGTCTTCGGCGATGCCCCCCGCATGTCGCCGGACATCATGGCCAACATGGTTCGCAACAGCTGCGGCGAGCGGCCGACGGTGGTGATCGTCTCGGCCTGCTATTCCGGCATTTTTCTCAACGCCCTGCAGGGGCCGAACCGGATGATCCTGACCGCCGCCCGCCGGGATCGCCCGTCATTCGGCTGTGGCGCGGACGAGCGCTATCCGTGGTTCGACGGCTGCATTCTGGAGGCCCTGCCCAACGCGCCCGACTTCCTCGCCCTCGCCGCCGACACCCGCGCCTGCGTCAGCCGCAAGGAGGCCGAGAACGGCGTGGAGCAGCCTTCGGAGCCCCAGCTGTTCGTCGGCTCCAACATGCAACTGCGCCTGCCGACCCTTCGGTTCACCGACAGAACGCTTTAG
- a CDS encoding peptidylprolyl isomerase has product MNAAVYGMAALALGLAGARQAPPSPHVVRLDTTAGTMAIAVDLEHAPVTGCNFIKAALRGAYTDGSFFRTVVAATNANPNPIDVIQAATVHGSDDASQPPIPLERTRDTGLRHTAGAVSMARDGPDTATTSFFVVTQDTPSLDFGGGRNPDGQGFGVFGHLIEGLDVARRIQALPATDEQINEPVLIRAAHVMGPTPTQCGL; this is encoded by the coding sequence ATGAACGCCGCCGTTTATGGAATGGCCGCACTGGCGCTGGGCCTCGCGGGGGCGCGGCAGGCGCCGCCGTCGCCGCATGTCGTGCGTCTGGATACCACGGCGGGGACCATGGCGATCGCCGTCGATCTGGAACATGCGCCGGTCACCGGCTGCAACTTCATCAAGGCCGCGCTGCGGGGCGCCTATACGGACGGAAGCTTCTTCCGCACCGTGGTTGCGGCGACCAACGCCAACCCCAACCCCATCGACGTCATTCAGGCGGCCACCGTCCACGGCTCGGACGACGCCAGCCAGCCGCCGATCCCGCTGGAGCGGACGCGGGACACCGGCCTGCGTCACACGGCGGGCGCGGTGTCGATGGCGCGGGACGGGCCGGACACGGCGACCACCAGCTTCTTCGTGGTCACGCAGGACACGCCCTCGCTGGACTTCGGCGGCGGTCGGAACCCGGACGGGCAGGGTTTCGGCGTGTTCGGGCATCTGATCGAAGGCCTTGATGTGGCCCGGCGTATCCAGGCCCTGCCGGCGACAGACGAACAGATCAATGAGCCGGTGCTGATCCGCGCCGCCCACGTGATGGGACCGACCCCGACGCAGTGCGGGCTCTGA
- a CDS encoding ribbon-helix-helix domain-containing protein, whose amino-acid sequence MLKKRSVSLSGHATSVALEAEFWVVLDQVGAAMGLSHAGLMKRIDETRGRTPLASACRLLALAWAGGDHSFAGQVSTD is encoded by the coding sequence ATGCTGAAGAAACGCTCCGTCTCCCTGTCCGGCCACGCCACCTCGGTGGCGCTGGAGGCCGAATTCTGGGTGGTGCTGGATCAGGTGGGCGCCGCGATGGGTCTGTCCCATGCCGGTCTCATGAAGCGCATCGACGAGACGCGCGGACGCACGCCGCTGGCCTCCGCCTGCCGACTTCTGGCGCTCGCCTGGGCCGGCGGCGATCACAGCTTTGCGGGTCAGGTTTCGACCGATTGA
- a CDS encoding type II toxin-antitoxin system CcdA family antitoxin codes for MGKVELKIEIDQSLLDEARSVDIDIQTLALDSIRRAVAMRQAAETDVGDAKAWAEENAAALEMHRERIARFGIFGEDLRSW; via the coding sequence ATGGGCAAGGTCGAGTTGAAGATAGAGATCGATCAGTCGCTCCTCGACGAGGCGCGTTCCGTTGATATCGACATCCAGACACTGGCGCTGGACAGTATCCGTCGCGCCGTCGCGATGAGGCAAGCTGCCGAGACCGATGTCGGGGACGCCAAAGCGTGGGCTGAGGAGAACGCCGCAGCATTGGAGATGCATCGCGAACGCATCGCCCGGTTCGGCATCTTTGGCGAAGACCTCCGCAGCTGGTGA
- the miaA gene encoding tRNA (adenosine(37)-N6)-dimethylallyltransferase MiaA, with protein sequence MDMAASTGAVILNADSQQLYADLRVLSARPSEADEAQADHRLYGVADAAEAWSVGRWSRAVMPLLAELADAGRPALLVGGTGLYFTALTKGLADIPDVPDTVRDAVTAAFDAEGEAAFRRRLAALDPAAAQRIEQGDRQRLTRAMAVAEHTGRALSDWTADTTPLLAPGSWTGLVVEPDRARLYANCDLRVGLMVEQGALDEVRALVARDLSPDLPAMKAVGVREFAAHLAGEATLDQAIDTTRQATRNYAKRQLTWFRNQTPGWTRTR encoded by the coding sequence ATGGATATGGCGGCGTCCACCGGGGCGGTGATCCTGAACGCCGACAGCCAGCAGCTCTACGCCGACCTGCGCGTCCTCAGCGCCCGTCCGTCCGAGGCTGATGAAGCGCAGGCCGACCACCGCCTGTACGGTGTCGCCGACGCCGCCGAGGCCTGGTCCGTGGGCCGCTGGAGCCGGGCCGTCATGCCCCTGCTGGCCGAGCTGGCCGACGCCGGTCGCCCGGCCCTGCTGGTCGGCGGCACGGGCCTGTATTTCACAGCGCTTACAAAGGGGTTGGCCGATATTCCGGATGTGCCGGATACGGTTCGCGATGCGGTCACGGCCGCCTTTGACGCCGAGGGTGAAGCCGCCTTCCGCCGCCGCCTCGCCGCCCTCGATCCGGCGGCGGCGCAACGCATCGAACAGGGCGACCGCCAGCGCCTGACCCGCGCCATGGCGGTGGCTGAGCACACCGGCCGGGCCCTCAGCGACTGGACCGCCGACACCACGCCCCTGCTGGCGCCCGGCTCATGGACCGGTCTGGTGGTCGAGCCGGACCGCGCGCGGCTCTACGCCAACTGCGACCTGCGGGTCGGCCTGATGGTCGAACAGGGCGCGCTGGACGAGGTCCGCGCCCTGGTCGCCCGCGACCTGTCCCCCGACCTGCCCGCCATGAAGGCCGTCGGCGTGCGCGAATTCGCCGCCCATCTGGCGGGTGAAGCCACGCTGGATCAGGCCATCGACACCACCCGCCAGGCCACCCGTAACTACGCCAAGCGCCAGCTGACCTGGTTCAGGAACCAGACGCCGGGGTGGACGCGGACCCGCTGA
- a CDS encoding DMT family transporter, which produces MSDPAEAPVSRPRLSRTTLLGIGGVIICAMIWGTTWFAITLQLGEVPNIASIVWRFGLASAVLFLGCVVFRQNLKLTKAQHLAALGQGAFAFSLSYSFTYAAEEHVASAIVAVTFASLTFINLVLFRLIARQKAAAASWGGALLGIAGVAVLSGGEVLGTGFDQRAAVGVGLALIATTASAFGNFFAWRGQQKGSQAIPSTAWAMAYGTGLLVIYGLATGVEFTVAPTPAYIGSLLYLSLFGSVIAFGLYFTIARSIGYAMASYISALTPPIAMLVSVIFESARFGWPALIGLLLVLSGQALLIRAPKH; this is translated from the coding sequence ATGTCCGATCCCGCCGAAGCGCCTGTTTCGCGTCCCCGCCTGAGCCGCACGACCCTGCTCGGGATCGGCGGCGTGATCATCTGCGCGATGATCTGGGGCACGACCTGGTTCGCCATCACCCTGCAACTGGGCGAGGTCCCCAACATCGCCTCCATCGTCTGGCGATTTGGTCTGGCGTCGGCGGTACTGTTCCTCGGTTGCGTGGTCTTCCGGCAGAACCTGAAACTGACCAAGGCGCAGCATCTGGCGGCGCTGGGGCAGGGGGCGTTCGCCTTTTCGCTCAGCTACAGCTTCACCTACGCGGCCGAGGAGCATGTCGCTTCGGCCATCGTCGCTGTGACCTTCGCCTCGCTGACCTTCATCAACCTGGTCCTGTTCCGCCTGATCGCGCGCCAGAAGGCGGCGGCTGCGTCATGGGGCGGGGCGCTGCTGGGGATCGCCGGAGTGGCGGTTCTGTCCGGCGGCGAGGTTCTGGGCACGGGCTTCGATCAGCGCGCCGCCGTCGGCGTGGGCCTGGCCCTGATCGCCACCACGGCCTCGGCCTTCGGCAATTTTTTCGCGTGGCGGGGCCAGCAGAAGGGCTCGCAGGCCATCCCGTCGACCGCCTGGGCCATGGCTTACGGCACGGGGCTTCTGGTGATCTACGGCCTCGCGACAGGCGTGGAGTTCACGGTCGCCCCCACGCCCGCCTACATCGGCTCGCTGCTCTACCTGTCGCTGTTCGGCTCGGTGATCGCGTTCGGTTTGTACTTCACCATCGCGCGCTCGATCGGCTACGCCATGGCCAGTTACATCTCAGCCCTGACGCCGCCCATCGCCATGCTGGTGTCGGTGATCTTCGAGAGCGCCCGCTTCGGCTGGCCGGCGCTGATCGGTCTGCTGCTGGTGCTGTCGGGACAGGCGCTGCTGATCCGCGCGCCCAAACACTAG
- a CDS encoding CcdB family protein, producing the protein MIRQFDIIENPSPRSRQIAPYLVLVQSHLYDEGPTAVVAPLLDMPEPARVTRVSLSVQFDGKPYLLMLSELGSVERRTLGRSLGSLRDREDDIRRALDRLFTGF; encoded by the coding sequence GTGATCCGCCAGTTCGACATCATCGAGAACCCGTCACCGCGCTCGCGTCAGATCGCACCGTACTTGGTGCTGGTCCAGTCTCACCTCTATGACGAAGGCCCGACCGCGGTGGTCGCCCCTTTGCTAGACATGCCGGAACCCGCACGGGTAACGCGCGTCAGCCTGTCCGTTCAGTTCGACGGAAAGCCTTATCTGCTGATGCTTTCGGAACTCGGATCCGTCGAAAGACGCACTCTGGGCCGTTCGCTCGGCTCCCTGCGCGACCGGGAAGATGACATCCGCCGCGCGCTCGACCGGCTGTTCACCGGCTTCTGA
- a CDS encoding DUF2171 domain-containing protein, whose product MVDASQIREHLEVVGSDGEHVGRVDHVVGDQIELAKLDLAGGFKHHMIPVSWVDHVDEHVHLNVTKDEAKARWTEKPH is encoded by the coding sequence ATGGTAGACGCCAGCCAAATCCGCGAACACCTCGAAGTCGTCGGCTCGGACGGCGAGCACGTCGGTCGGGTCGATCACGTCGTCGGCGACCAGATCGAACTGGCGAAGCTCGATCTCGCCGGCGGCTTCAAGCACCACATGATCCCGGTCAGCTGGGTGGATCACGTGGATGAGCACGTCCATCTGAACGTGACCAAGGACGAGGCCAAGGCCCGCTGGACAGAGAAGCCGCACTGA
- a CDS encoding Mrp/NBP35 family ATP-binding protein, whose amino-acid sequence MPDRATVIAALDAIRDPKTGQGLVAAGLAQGLTVTEDRAGFVIEVPAGETALYAPVRDAAEAALKSLPGMARVSVILTAETAPASKPRRTASLSPQAVDQTRPKAPVATDRPAHVRKVLAVASGKGGVGKSTVAVNLAAALAARGLSVGVLDADVYGPSLPTMLGVSGKPDYVDGMIRPHVVQGLKAMSVGLLTRAEDAMIWRGPMASQALTQMLTQTRWGTEDAPLDVLVVDLPPGTGDVQLTLIQKTPLDGAVIVSTPQEVALADARRGHALFAKVGVPTLGLIENMTGPIFGKGGAEAEAARLDVSYLGDIPLDAAVREGGDAGTPVVIADPAGDIAARFAGFAEAVAKKLDL is encoded by the coding sequence TTGCCTGATCGCGCCACCGTCATCGCCGCCCTCGACGCCATCCGTGACCCGAAGACCGGGCAGGGACTGGTGGCCGCCGGACTGGCGCAGGGGCTGACCGTGACCGAGGACCGCGCGGGCTTCGTCATCGAGGTTCCGGCGGGTGAGACGGCGCTCTATGCGCCCGTCCGTGACGCCGCCGAGGCCGCGCTGAAATCCCTTCCCGGAATGGCGCGGGTCTCCGTCATCCTGACCGCAGAGACCGCGCCGGCGAGCAAGCCGCGCCGCACCGCCAGCCTGTCGCCGCAGGCCGTGGACCAGACCCGGCCCAAGGCGCCCGTCGCCACGGACCGTCCGGCCCACGTGCGCAAGGTGCTGGCCGTGGCCTCGGGCAAGGGCGGGGTAGGCAAGTCCACGGTGGCGGTGAACCTCGCGGCGGCGCTGGCCGCGCGCGGGCTGTCGGTCGGGGTGCTGGACGCCGACGTCTACGGCCCGTCCCTGCCGACCATGCTCGGCGTCTCGGGCAAGCCGGACTATGTCGACGGCATGATCCGGCCCCACGTCGTGCAGGGGCTGAAGGCCATGTCGGTGGGACTGCTGACCAGGGCCGAGGACGCCATGATCTGGCGCGGGCCGATGGCCTCGCAGGCCCTGACCCAGATGCTGACCCAGACCCGCTGGGGCACGGAGGACGCCCCGCTGGACGTGCTGGTGGTTGACCTGCCGCCCGGCACCGGTGACGTGCAACTGACCCTGATCCAGAAGACGCCGCTGGACGGGGCGGTGATCGTCTCGACCCCGCAGGAGGTGGCGCTGGCCGACGCCCGGCGCGGCCACGCCCTGTTCGCCAAGGTCGGCGTGCCTACGCTCGGCCTGATCGAGAACATGACCGGCCCGATCTTCGGCAAGGGCGGGGCGGAGGCGGAAGCCGCGCGGCTGGACGTCAGCTATCTGGGCGACATCCCGCTGGATGCGGCGGTGCGGGAGGGCGGGGATGCGGGCACGCCGGTGGTCATCGCCGATCCCGCCGGCGACATCGCCGCCCGTTTCGCGGGCTTCGCGGAGGCGGTTGCGAAAAAACTCGACCTATAG
- a CDS encoding SspB family protein, whose product MAEETPPVDDMHYEQLAQDALRGVIKAALDRAAGPDGIPGAHHFYITFKTRAPGVSVPPDVLAKYPDEMTVVLQHQYWDLKVEPTKFSVMLKFGGMPKVLAMPFTAVTRFYDPSVQFLLQFEAPATVDEIAAEVAAAEAEETPVPPLGGDDAPKVISLDQFRKK is encoded by the coding sequence ATGGCTGAAGAAACGCCCCCCGTGGACGACATGCACTACGAGCAGCTGGCGCAAGACGCCCTGCGCGGGGTGATCAAGGCTGCGCTGGACCGGGCCGCGGGGCCGGACGGCATTCCGGGCGCGCACCATTTCTACATCACCTTCAAGACGCGGGCGCCGGGCGTCAGCGTTCCGCCGGACGTGCTGGCCAAATATCCGGACGAGATGACCGTCGTCCTCCAGCATCAGTACTGGGACCTGAAGGTCGAGCCGACGAAGTTCTCGGTCATGCTGAAATTCGGCGGCATGCCCAAGGTGCTGGCCATGCCCTTCACCGCCGTGACCCGCTTCTACGATCCGTCGGTGCAGTTCCTGCTGCAGTTCGAGGCCCCGGCCACGGTCGACGAAATCGCCGCCGAGGTCGCGGCGGCCGAGGCCGAGGAAACCCCGGTCCCCCCGCTGGGCGGCGATGACGCGCCAAAGGTCATTTCGCTGGACCAGTTCCGCAAGAAGTAA
- a CDS encoding YccF domain-containing protein codes for MIRLILNLLWFFFGGWLAGLLWLVGGALLALTVVGLPWTFAAWRIASYSFWPFGREVVWQDNPHPVAGGLAVVLNVIWFLVAGWYIALSHLLIAVAEFISIIGIPFALKDLELAKLALAPVGRTIRDKR; via the coding sequence ATGATCCGTCTGATCCTCAACCTGCTCTGGTTCTTCTTCGGCGGCTGGCTGGCCGGTCTGTTGTGGCTGGTGGGCGGCGCCCTGCTGGCCCTGACCGTCGTCGGCCTGCCTTGGACCTTCGCGGCCTGGAGGATCGCCAGCTACAGCTTCTGGCCGTTCGGGCGCGAGGTTGTCTGGCAGGATAATCCGCACCCGGTCGCGGGCGGGCTCGCCGTGGTCCTGAACGTGATCTGGTTCCTTGTGGCGGGTTGGTACATCGCCCTGTCGCACTTGCTCATCGCGGTGGCCGAGTTCATCTCCATCATCGGCATTCCCTTCGCCCTGAAGGATCTGGAACTGGCCAAGCTGGCTCTGGCGCCTGTTGGCCGGACGATCCGCGACAAGCGCTGA
- a CDS encoding YbaY family lipoprotein, with protein sequence MRRALLIPILPLALMACAPTPSGEPQTPPRVGHGMTVVNVTATYRERILLPPGHVLKVRLEDVSRADAPAEVLAEHAEPLNGRAPPYQATLGFPSSQIDPRHTYAVRAEIRDPSGALRFTTDTRHAVLTHGAPARADIVLVAVR encoded by the coding sequence ATGCGTCGCGCCCTGCTTATCCCGATCCTGCCGCTGGCCCTGATGGCCTGCGCGCCTACGCCGTCAGGCGAGCCGCAAACGCCGCCGCGGGTTGGACACGGCATGACGGTCGTGAACGTCACCGCCACCTATCGCGAACGCATTCTGCTGCCGCCCGGCCATGTGCTGAAAGTTCGGCTTGAAGACGTCAGCCGCGCTGACGCGCCCGCCGAGGTTCTGGCCGAACACGCCGAGCCCCTGAACGGTCGGGCCCCGCCCTATCAGGCGACGCTGGGCTTCCCGTCCAGCCAGATCGACCCCCGACACACCTATGCGGTGCGCGCCGAAATCCGTGATCCGTCCGGCGCCCTGCGGTTCACCACCGACACCCGGCACGCGGTCCTGACCCATGGCGCCCCGGCCCGCGCCGACATCGTGCTGGTCGCCGTCCGCTGA
- a CDS encoding DUF4169 family protein, which translates to MGEIVNLNRFRKDRARAEAKATAATNRATHGRTKGEKTKADKERTRAEQLLDGSKLED; encoded by the coding sequence ATGGGCGAGATCGTGAATCTGAACCGGTTCCGGAAGGACCGGGCCAGGGCCGAGGCGAAGGCGACCGCCGCGACCAACCGCGCCACACATGGCCGCACCAAGGGCGAAAAGACGAAGGCGGACAAGGAACGCACCCGCGCCGAACAGCTTCTGGATGGATCGAAGCTGGAGGACTGA
- a CDS encoding SIMPL domain-containing protein has translation MAITFDKSLLPAAVFGGLIAIGMIGGGALIGSGVVNAQVGNRQVTVRGVAERNVVADLAVLTLSFKAANDDLPTAQAQIDRDLASVRAFLRGQGYSDAQITIGRMQVTDTKAREYGSSENTIRYIVSQSVTVRTSDVQRVATTERALNDLVRQGVQLDFAAPNYVFTKLNEVRPSMIAEATASARSGAEQFAKDSGAPLGPIRQATQGSFEILAREDIDNEATSLNKRVRVVATVTYQLR, from the coding sequence GTGGCCATCACCTTCGACAAGTCCCTTCTCCCCGCCGCCGTTTTCGGCGGTCTGATCGCTATCGGCATGATCGGCGGCGGCGCCCTGATCGGGTCCGGCGTCGTCAATGCCCAGGTGGGCAATCGGCAGGTTACGGTTCGCGGCGTGGCTGAACGGAACGTAGTCGCCGACCTCGCCGTCCTGACCCTCAGCTTCAAGGCGGCCAACGACGATCTGCCGACGGCCCAGGCCCAGATTGACCGCGATCTGGCCAGCGTGCGCGCGTTCCTGCGTGGACAGGGTTATTCGGACGCACAGATCACCATCGGTCGGATGCAGGTCACCGATACGAAGGCGCGGGAGTACGGCTCGTCCGAGAACACGATCCGCTACATCGTCAGCCAGAGCGTCACCGTACGGACCAGCGACGTACAGCGTGTGGCGACCACCGAACGGGCGCTGAACGATCTGGTGCGGCAGGGCGTCCAGCTGGACTTCGCCGCACCGAACTACGTCTTCACCAAACTGAACGAGGTGCGGCCCTCGATGATCGCGGAAGCGACCGCCTCGGCCCGGTCGGGCGCCGAGCAGTTCGCCAAGGATTCCGGCGCGCCGCTCGGCCCCATCCGTCAGGCGACGCAGGGCTCGTTTGAAATCCTGGCCCGCGAGGACATAGACAACGAGGCCACCTCCCTGAACAAGCGCGTCCGGGTGGTGGCCACCGTCACCTATCAGCTACGCTGA